One genomic window of Myxocyprinus asiaticus isolate MX2 ecotype Aquarium Trade chromosome 5, UBuf_Myxa_2, whole genome shotgun sequence includes the following:
- the LOC127440817 gene encoding gastrula zinc finger protein XlCGF57.1-like, which yields MQSVKEEFKEESEDIRITEPCRMTHEDTEKQRDLIEVKEERKELNDVEKYDHKSDNLITSEVSLSGSKTENNFSLKRTRRTRDKNSFTCSHCGKSLCNADIKRHMRIHTGEKPFTCSQCGKRFTQAGHLEVHMKIHTGEKPFTCHQCGKRFTHKGSLQRHIRIHTGEKPFTCLKCGKSFTQPSHLRVHQQCHSGLKPFNCDQCGKTFMWLSNLKLHLTSHANESPHVCSFCGKSFVKSGNLKTHERVHTGEKPYHCTSCEKSFAHKGNLQRHMRIHTGEKPFTCSLCGKSFTQPSHLRGHQQIHSGLKPFICDQCGKTFTRASNLKLHLTSHANERPHVCSFCGKTFVASENLKNHERVHTGEKQFKCTSCGKSFAHKRYLKQHIRIHTREKPFT from the exons ATGCAGTCTGTTAAAGAGGAgtttaaagaggagagtgaagacatCAGAATTACAGAACCATGCAGAATGACACATGAAGATACTGAgaaacaaagag acTTGATAGAAGTAAAAGAGGAAAGGAAAGAACTGAATGACGTGGAGAAGTATGATCATAAATCTGATAATTTAATCACTAGTGAAGTATCTTTAAGTGGCTCAAAGACTGAAAATAATTTCTCACTAAAAAGAACTCGAAGAACAAGAGACAAAAAttctttcacctgctctcactgtggaaagagtttatGTAATGCAGATATTAagcgtcacatgagaattcacactggagagaagccattcaCATGCTCGCAgtgtggaaagagattcacacaAGCAGGACATCTTGAGGTTCACATGaaaatccacactggagagaagcctttcacctgccatCAATGTGGAAAGCGTTTTACACATAAAGGAAGTCTTCAGCGTCACattagaattcacactggagaaaagcctttcacatgtcttaagtgtggaaagagtttcacacaaccAAGCCATCTCAGAGTTCATCAACAATGTCATTCTGGATTAAAgccatttaactgtgatcagtgcGGCAAGACATTTATGTGGTTATCAAATCTAAAGTTACACCTGACATCTCATGCAAATGAGAGTCCTCAcgtgtgttctttttgtggaaagagttttgttaAATCAggaaacctgaaaacacacgagagagtccatactggagagaagccataccacTGTACTTCATGTGAGAAGAGTTTTGCACATAAAGGAAATCTTCagcgtcacatgagaattcacactggagaaaagcctttcacatgctcactgtgtggaaagagtttcacacaaccAAGCCACCTCAGAGGTCATCAACAAATTCATTCTGGATTAAAACCGTTTAtctgtgatcagtgtggaaagacatTTACTAGGGCATCAAATCTAAAGTTACACCTGACATCTCATGCAAATGAGAGACCTCAcgtgtgttctttttgtggaaagactTTTGTTGCATCAGAGAACCTGAAAAACCACGaaagagtgcatactggagagaagcagTTCAAatgcacttcatgtgggaagagttttgcACATAAAAGATATCTTAAGCAACACATCAGAATTCACACcagagagaagcctttcacctga